The following proteins are co-located in the Rhodospirillales bacterium genome:
- a CDS encoding DsbA family protein, with translation MSRKIVFYWLLAMFGWVLPAAAGIASLEDALADRVIGRADAPVTIIEHSSLGCPHCASFHRDTLPRIKTEYLDTGKARLVFSDFPLGGPATAAAMVARCAPRSAYFGLIETLFREQERWMRSRDPIQEIGRIARFSGLSEQDVQACLDLQPLLLGLRERVEGASRRYGVNSTPTFVIEGAVIVGAQPFEVFRDAIETALKKKAK, from the coding sequence CATGTTCGGCTGGGTCCTGCCCGCCGCGGCCGGCATCGCGTCCTTAGAGGATGCGCTGGCCGATCGGGTGATCGGGCGCGCCGACGCACCGGTAACCATCATCGAGCACTCGTCCCTCGGCTGCCCCCACTGCGCGAGCTTCCACCGAGATACACTGCCCCGCATCAAGACCGAATACCTCGATACCGGCAAGGCACGGCTGGTTTTTTCGGATTTTCCCCTCGGCGGACCAGCCACCGCCGCCGCCATGGTTGCGCGCTGCGCGCCAAGAAGCGCCTATTTTGGATTGATCGAAACTTTGTTCCGCGAACAAGAGCGTTGGATGCGCAGCCGCGATCCGATCCAGGAAATCGGTCGCATCGCCCGCTTCAGCGGACTGTCCGAGCAGGACGTCCAGGCGTGTCTCGACCTCCAGCCCCTGCTTCTCGGCCTGCGCGAACGGGTCGAGGGCGCGAGCCGGCGCTACGGCGTCAACTCCACGCCCACGTTCGTGATCGAGGGCGCGGTCATCGTCGGCGCGCAGCCCTTCGAGGTATTCCGCGACGCGATCGAGACCGCGTTGAAGAAAAAAGCGAAGTAA